A genomic stretch from Neosynechococcus sphagnicola sy1 includes:
- a CDS encoding CGLD27 family protein: protein MESPVAVCPVPLEQQPIQEYQCLRDSCFFRWATLELTPYSTRILCLWSWSWLLTGPISAGSFSPRKHLAQFLLLGAAGSTLLLILVLLRLYLGWLYIRSRLLNPLVFYEESGWYDGQLWSKPADVLVRDRLIVSYEVQPSFTAAPSHVL from the coding sequence ATGGAATCACCAGTTGCCGTCTGTCCGGTGCCTCTGGAGCAACAACCGATCCAGGAGTACCAATGCCTGCGAGACTCTTGTTTTTTTCGCTGGGCGACCCTAGAGCTAACACCCTACTCCACCCGCATCCTGTGCCTCTGGAGCTGGAGCTGGTTGCTGACTGGACCCATCTCGGCAGGGAGTTTCTCCCCCAGGAAGCATTTGGCGCAATTTCTCCTCCTTGGGGCAGCGGGTTCCACCCTGTTGCTGATATTGGTGCTCCTGCGGTTATACCTAGGATGGCTTTATATCCGCAGTCGCCTGCTGAATCCCCTGGTCTTTTATGAAGAGTCCGGCTGGTACGATGGACAGCTCTGGTCTAAGCCCGCTGATGTGCTGGTGCGCGATCGCCTGATTGTCAGCTATGAGGTTCAGCCGAGTTTTACAGCGGCTCCATCGCACGTTTTATGA
- the dnaK gene encoding molecular chaperone DnaK: MGKVVGIDLGTTNSVIAVLEGGKPVVIANSEGMRTTPSVVGFSKEEERLVGQMARRQAVLNPQNTFYGVKRFIGRSYAELSPDSKRVAYSVRRNEAGNVKVKCPRLNQEFAPEELSAMVLRKLADEASRYLGQPVTGAVITVPAYFNDSQRQATRDAGRIAGLEVKRILNEPTAAALAYGLDRKDNQTILVFDLGGGTFDVSILEVGDGVFEVKATSGDTQLGGNDFDQKIVDFLATAFLETEGVDLRRDRQALQRLMEAAEKAKIELSGVTVTDINLPFITATEDGPKHLETRLTRSQFEGLCSDLISRLRSPVKRALSDASLSPSQIDEVVLVGGSTRIPIVQQLVRGLIDKEPNQNVNPDEVVAVGAAIQAGILAGEVKDVLLLDVTPLSLGLETIGGVMKKLIPRNTTIPVRRSDIFSTAADNQTLVEVHVLQGEREMATDNKSLGRFKLTGIPLAPRGVPQVQVSFDIDANGILQVTALDRTTGREQSLTIQGASTLGEGEVRQMIQNAEKFAEIDRLQRERIEKRNRADALTHQAERQLREATLDFGMQFTSSYRRRIEPLVEDLRDSITRDDDAAMDRVQSYLQDALYDLSREVSLRYSEEEEDDDLFGSIRRTFSGEKRRTSEESFPSYSGDNSRRDARRAVPDYRPSPSSSLSPRSPGYGVSKSRPSKPKESWDEEDDDWF; this comes from the coding sequence ATGGGTAAGGTGGTTGGCATTGACCTGGGGACGACCAACTCAGTTATTGCCGTCCTGGAGGGCGGAAAGCCAGTTGTCATTGCAAACTCAGAAGGGATGCGGACAACTCCCTCTGTCGTTGGCTTTAGTAAGGAGGAGGAGCGGTTGGTGGGGCAAATGGCCCGTCGGCAGGCTGTTCTGAATCCTCAAAATACTTTTTATGGTGTTAAGCGCTTTATTGGCCGTAGCTACGCCGAACTCTCACCGGACTCGAAACGGGTTGCCTATTCGGTGCGTCGCAATGAGGCAGGGAATGTCAAAGTCAAGTGTCCCCGGCTGAATCAGGAGTTTGCCCCGGAAGAACTCTCGGCAATGGTGCTACGGAAATTGGCGGATGAAGCCAGCCGCTACCTGGGACAGCCTGTGACCGGAGCGGTGATTACGGTTCCGGCTTACTTCAACGACTCCCAGCGGCAGGCAACCCGGGATGCCGGACGAATTGCCGGACTGGAGGTGAAGCGGATTCTCAATGAGCCAACGGCGGCAGCCCTAGCCTATGGACTCGATCGCAAAGATAATCAGACCATTCTGGTTTTTGACTTGGGCGGTGGCACCTTTGATGTCTCGATTTTAGAAGTTGGAGATGGGGTGTTTGAGGTCAAGGCCACCAGTGGCGATACCCAGTTAGGGGGCAACGATTTTGACCAAAAGATTGTGGATTTTTTGGCGACGGCGTTTCTAGAAACCGAGGGGGTGGATCTGCGCCGCGATCGCCAGGCTTTGCAGCGACTGATGGAAGCGGCCGAAAAGGCCAAAATCGAACTCTCAGGGGTGACGGTCACTGACATTAATTTGCCGTTTATTACCGCCACCGAGGATGGGCCTAAGCACCTGGAAACCCGGTTAACTCGCTCTCAATTTGAGGGCTTATGCAGTGATCTGATCAGTCGGCTGCGATCACCAGTCAAACGCGCCCTCTCCGATGCCAGTCTCAGTCCCAGTCAGATCGATGAAGTGGTCTTGGTGGGTGGCTCGACTCGCATTCCCATCGTGCAACAGCTGGTGCGGGGCTTGATTGACAAAGAACCCAATCAGAACGTGAATCCCGATGAAGTCGTGGCCGTGGGAGCCGCTATCCAGGCGGGTATCTTGGCTGGAGAGGTCAAGGATGTGCTGCTCCTCGATGTCACCCCCCTGTCCTTGGGGCTGGAAACCATTGGTGGGGTCATGAAGAAGCTGATACCCCGCAACACCACCATCCCCGTTCGCCGCTCCGATATCTTTTCCACAGCGGCAGATAATCAAACCCTAGTGGAAGTTCATGTTTTGCAGGGAGAACGGGAGATGGCGACGGATAATAAATCCCTGGGGCGGTTTAAGCTCACTGGGATTCCCCTCGCTCCCAGAGGTGTCCCCCAGGTTCAGGTTTCCTTTGACATTGATGCCAACGGCATCCTCCAAGTGACGGCTCTGGATCGCACCACCGGTCGAGAACAGAGCCTCACCATTCAGGGTGCCTCAACCCTCGGGGAAGGAGAAGTGCGGCAGATGATCCAGAATGCCGAAAAATTTGCCGAGATCGATCGACTGCAACGGGAGCGGATTGAGAAGCGCAACCGTGCCGATGCCCTGACCCATCAAGCGGAACGACAGTTGCGGGAAGCCACCCTGGATTTTGGTATGCAGTTTACCAGCAGCTATCGACGGCGGATTGAACCCCTGGTAGAGGATCTGCGGGATAGTATTACCCGGGATGATGATGCCGCTATGGATCGGGTACAGTCCTATCTTCAGGATGCCCTTTATGACCTGAGTCGGGAAGTTTCGCTCCGCTACAGTGAAGAAGAGGAGGACGATGACCTGTTCGGTTCCATCCGCCGGACGTTTTCCGGTGAGAAGCGCCGCACCTCCGAGGAAAGCTTCCCCAGCTATTCTGGAGACAACAGTCGCCGCGATGCCCGGAGAGCAGTCCCTGACTATCGCCCCAGCCCTAGTTCCAGTCTATCCCCGCGATCGCCTGGTTATGGTGTCAGTAAGAGTCGCCCCAGCAAACCGAAAGAAAGTTGGGATGAGGAGGATGACGACTGGTTCTAG
- a CDS encoding DnaJ domain-containing protein, producing MQDFRNYYEILGVSRDATVEEIKKAYRRLARQFHPDLNPGDQTAEEKFKTVGEAYEVLSDLGKRAQYDQFSRYWKQKGFQSGTAPRNATAWGDGQGPLSEHRGSERVKAEEVDFSQFPDFNTFVDQLLNRREGSSPTPPFHRSGLLSPRYHQNRLYRGPPHPSGCGSPSVLTPRKSLPGRSRANSLRGWAIAGGEYAPWHGVWSTDSPQGTGGEWGGFILKN from the coding sequence ATGCAGGACTTTCGGAACTATTACGAGATTCTGGGAGTTTCCAGAGATGCCACCGTTGAGGAAATTAAAAAGGCTTATCGACGGCTGGCTCGCCAGTTTCATCCCGACTTGAACCCAGGGGATCAAACCGCTGAGGAAAAGTTTAAGACCGTCGGCGAAGCCTATGAAGTCCTTTCAGATTTGGGCAAACGGGCGCAGTACGACCAATTCAGTCGTTATTGGAAACAGAAGGGGTTTCAAAGTGGCACGGCTCCTCGCAACGCCACTGCCTGGGGCGATGGTCAAGGACCACTCTCCGAGCATCGCGGCAGTGAGCGGGTGAAGGCGGAAGAGGTTGATTTCAGCCAGTTTCCTGACTTTAATACCTTTGTCGATCAACTCCTGAATCGCCGGGAAGGCAGTAGCCCTACCCCCCCGTTCCACCGATCGGGACTCCTATCGCCCCGGTACCACCAAAACCGCCTATACCGTGGCCCGCCCCACCCGTCGGGATGCGGAAGCCCGTCTGTCCTTACCCCTAGAAAAAGCCTACCAGGGAGGTCGAGAGCGAATTCGCTTAGAGGATGGGCGATCGCTGGAGGTGAATATGCCCCCTGGCATGGTGTCTGGTCAACGGATTCGCCTCAAGGGACAGGGGGTGAATGGGGGGGATTTATACTTAAAAATTGA
- a CDS encoding DnaJ C-terminal domain-containing protein, whose translation MRLEDGRSLEVNMPPGMVSGQRIRLKGQGVNGGDLYLKIDVAPHSFFKLETWDIQCQLPITPSEAVLGAQVEVPTLDGLVKMTIPPGIRSGQRLRLANKGYPNEGEGQRSPSEHRGDQIVELQIVTPRELDPQERELYEKLRRLETFNPRLGLLG comes from the coding sequence ATTCGCTTAGAGGATGGGCGATCGCTGGAGGTGAATATGCCCCCTGGCATGGTGTCTGGTCAACGGATTCGCCTCAAGGGACAGGGGGTGAATGGGGGGGATTTATACTTAAAAATTGATGTTGCCCCCCACTCATTTTTCAAACTAGAAACCTGGGATATTCAATGTCAACTCCCGATTACCCCCAGTGAAGCAGTGTTAGGAGCTCAAGTTGAGGTACCCACCTTGGACGGGCTCGTGAAAATGACCATTCCCCCTGGTATTCGCTCTGGGCAACGGCTACGGTTGGCAAATAAAGGCTATCCCAATGAGGGCGAGGGTCAGAGATCGCCCTCCGAGCATCGCGGCGATCAAATTGTGGAATTGCAAATTGTCACCCCCCGGGAATTAGATCCCCAAGAGCGAGAACTTTACGAAAAACTCCGTCGCCTGGAAACCTTTAACCCACGTCTGGGGCTGCTGGGATAG
- a CDS encoding DUF2808 domain-containing protein, which translates to MKRLMKSLFSVLALSGCLLTGFTVASLAEGLPGVTLFGNVQPENQLPFRLDFGGVPSVWDRYRLRIPSKKVKLAIAQIAISYPDYYQGEFDPKAVAVALTSNSSSFGGPKILKRLPIQEVNWDKENRMLLIYLKEPIPASSNVEIILSNVLNPSPGGIFNFNCQIQTPGDLPLLRYIGTWILNIG; encoded by the coding sequence ATGAAACGTTTGATGAAGTCCCTCTTCTCCGTCTTGGCACTCTCTGGTTGTCTGCTCACTGGATTTACGGTCGCCTCCTTAGCGGAGGGACTCCCCGGTGTCACCCTCTTCGGGAATGTCCAACCGGAAAACCAATTGCCCTTCCGCCTGGACTTTGGTGGCGTCCCCAGTGTTTGGGATCGCTATCGTCTACGCATCCCCTCCAAAAAGGTCAAGCTGGCGATCGCCCAGATTGCCATTTCCTATCCCGACTACTACCAGGGAGAATTTGATCCCAAGGCTGTGGCTGTCGCCTTGACCTCTAATAGCAGTTCCTTTGGAGGCCCCAAAATTCTTAAACGCTTGCCAATCCAAGAAGTCAATTGGGATAAGGAAAATCGCATGTTGCTGATCTATCTCAAAGAACCAATTCCAGCCAGTAGCAATGTTGAAATTATTCTTTCTAATGTCCTGAATCCTTCTCCAGGAGGCATCTTTAACTTCAATTGCCAGATCCAAACCCCCGGAGACCTGCCCCTGCTCCGTTACATTGGCACCTGGATTTTGAACATTGGTTAG
- the rpmH gene encoding 50S ribosomal protein L34 has translation MTQRTLGGTSRKRKRTSGFRARMRTKNGQRVLKARRRKGRLRLTVA, from the coding sequence ATGACCCAGCGCACTCTCGGCGGTACTAGCCGCAAACGTAAACGCACCTCTGGATTTCGTGCTCGGATGCGAACCAAGAATGGGCAGCGAGTTTTGAAAGCCCGTAGACGCAAAGGACGGCTGCGTCTAACAGTGGCTTAG
- the rnpA gene encoding ribonuclease P protein component: MSLPQAHRLRRRQDFSAVYQNGQRWSASHLTLRALRQTDSHAASAIGAAKLPTRFGISVSLKVSKLAVVRNRIKRWIRAVLRQLLPKTLPRMATGHRGATRSKGVRIP, encoded by the coding sequence ATGTCCCTGCCTCAAGCCCATCGACTGAGGCGGCGACAGGACTTCAGCGCCGTCTACCAAAACGGTCAGCGGTGGTCAGCCTCCCATCTTACCCTGCGAGCCTTACGCCAGACCGATAGCCATGCTGCCTCCGCCATTGGTGCTGCTAAGTTACCCACCCGGTTTGGCATCTCGGTCAGTCTCAAAGTCAGCAAGCTAGCCGTGGTCCGAAACCGGATTAAACGCTGGATTCGAGCTGTGCTTCGCCAGCTACTGCCAAAAACTCTCCCCCGGATGGCAACTGGTCATCGTGGTGCGACCCGAAGCAAAGGAGTGCGAATACCATGA
- a CDS encoding PH domain-containing protein, translated as MGIREDVYFEGGPHIGDLILNVLLGFTVICLPLTVGAVVRALWLRYRITSRRISVTGGWMGRERTDIIYSEISKIVKVPRGLGLWGDMVITLKDGSRLEMRAVPKFRDVFEYINTKLSLKAQKASGSLGS; from the coding sequence ATGGGCATTCGAGAAGATGTGTATTTTGAAGGCGGCCCTCACATTGGTGATTTAATTCTCAATGTACTGCTGGGATTTACCGTGATTTGTTTGCCATTAACGGTGGGAGCTGTTGTCCGTGCTCTGTGGTTGCGATATCGCATTACCAGCCGTCGCATCTCGGTGACCGGGGGGTGGATGGGTCGTGAGCGAACCGATATCATTTATTCAGAAATTAGCAAAATCGTCAAAGTACCGCGCGGTTTGGGTCTCTGGGGGGACATGGTGATCACCCTCAAGGATGGGAGTCGCTTAGAAATGAGAGCGGTTCCCAAGTTTCGAGATGTGTTTGAGTACATCAACACCAAATTGTCGCTCAAAGCTCAGAAAGCCAGTGGCTCTCTGGGATCCTAG
- the yidC gene encoding membrane protein insertase YidC, with amino-acid sequence MDFGVGFLSNNVMLPILDFFYGIVPSYGLAIVALTLVIRFALYPLSAGSIRSMRRMKVAQPVMQKRVKAIQEQYKSDPARQQEEMSKLYKEFGNPLAGCLPLLVQMPVLFALFATLRGSPFSDINYSVNLQILPQEQITQVQPQAFTTAPQNIYLSDGVHAPVVALLPGGNRLTVGETTKVEFQSVEGKSLSTLLTEYPETQLHPHWQVTKGQELLQVNEDGSLKALQPGEVTLQGTIPGLAADKGFLFIEALGRVGAYEPDGTIHWDVLAMVLFFGVSLYVNQILAGQGPSGNPQQDTVNKITPIIFSGMFLFFPLPAGVLMYMVIANIFQTLQTFILSREPLPENLQKIVDEESRKQEKAEAEPIPFEPKRAKKKA; translated from the coding sequence ATGGACTTTGGTGTCGGTTTTCTCTCCAACAACGTAATGCTGCCAATCCTAGACTTTTTCTACGGGATTGTGCCCAGCTATGGTTTGGCAATTGTCGCGTTGACCCTGGTGATTCGGTTTGCCCTCTATCCTTTGAGTGCTGGTTCGATTCGCAGTATGCGGCGCATGAAAGTGGCTCAACCCGTGATGCAAAAGCGGGTGAAAGCCATTCAAGAACAGTACAAGAGTGATCCGGCAAGACAGCAAGAGGAAATGAGCAAGCTCTACAAAGAGTTTGGCAATCCCTTGGCAGGCTGTTTACCGCTTTTAGTGCAGATGCCCGTGCTCTTTGCCCTGTTCGCAACCCTGCGGGGGTCACCCTTTTCGGATATCAACTACAGTGTGAATCTGCAAATCCTTCCCCAGGAGCAGATCACCCAAGTCCAACCGCAGGCATTTACGACCGCTCCGCAAAATATCTATCTCTCCGATGGTGTCCATGCACCGGTGGTGGCGCTGTTACCGGGGGGCAATCGCCTCACAGTGGGGGAAACCACCAAGGTGGAATTTCAATCGGTGGAGGGTAAGTCCTTAAGTACCCTGCTGACGGAGTATCCAGAGACCCAGTTGCACCCCCACTGGCAGGTGACCAAGGGTCAGGAACTGCTCCAGGTGAATGAAGATGGCAGTTTAAAAGCGCTCCAGCCTGGGGAGGTCACCCTCCAAGGCACGATTCCTGGTTTAGCAGCGGATAAGGGGTTCCTATTTATTGAAGCCCTGGGTCGGGTGGGTGCCTATGAACCAGACGGGACTATTCACTGGGATGTACTGGCCATGGTGTTATTCTTTGGGGTGAGCCTGTACGTCAACCAAATCCTGGCAGGTCAGGGGCCCAGTGGTAATCCCCAGCAAGACACCGTCAATAAGATTACGCCGATTATTTTTTCGGGGATGTTTTTGTTTTTCCCCTTACCGGCTGGGGTGTTGATGTATATGGTGATCGCCAACATCTTCCAAACCCTTCAGACCTTCATTCTTTCCCGAGAGCCATTGCCCGAAAATCTACAAAAGATTGTGGATGAAGAAAGCCGCAAGCAAGAAAAAGCAGAGGCTGAACCTATACCCTTTGAGCCCAAACGCGCTAAGAAAAAGGCCTAA
- a CDS encoding protein jag has product MDGEYAQRGQNWLVELLRLSGFSTTVESGESVTSLEADSCWLTIDHNQLTPVQIERLVGPQGSTIDAIQYLANTILNLGKPPTEQQAYTIELGGYRLQRHTELRAIAETAAAQVRATGEDFVIPSLSAAERRLIHTYLKDFADLQTYSQGQEPQRYLTVRRPLPEA; this is encoded by the coding sequence ATGGATGGAGAGTACGCCCAACGCGGTCAAAACTGGCTAGTGGAGTTACTGCGCCTCAGCGGTTTCTCCACCACCGTAGAGTCTGGAGAGTCAGTTACGTCTCTGGAAGCGGATAGTTGCTGGCTGACCATTGATCACAACCAACTCACTCCTGTCCAGATAGAGCGGTTGGTGGGGCCACAAGGGAGCACGATTGACGCGATCCAATATCTCGCCAATACGATTTTGAATTTGGGTAAACCGCCAACGGAGCAGCAGGCTTACACCATTGAGTTAGGAGGTTATCGCCTCCAGCGACACACGGAACTGCGCGCGATCGCAGAAACTGCTGCTGCCCAAGTGCGGGCCACGGGGGAAGACTTCGTCATTCCCTCCCTATCAGCGGCGGAACGTCGCTTGATCCACACTTACCTGAAGGACTTTGCAGACCTGCAAACCTACAGTCAGGGGCAGGAACCCCAGCGCTACCTAACCGTCCGCCGCCCACTCCCGGAGGCCTAA
- a CDS encoding YceD family protein translates to MDAIFIPQLTKAPERTALMQFQTCFPELETLTPVQGELRVTHQVSYLEVAVQATAIVTLTCDRCLQRYNHRLSLKTSELIWLEEPPNPAELPLEREVASEDLVESLSPQGWFHPMEWLYQQLCLALPLRQLCDRQCPGIQLADSNAEAAVAPVDRRWASLEALKRQLSS, encoded by the coding sequence ATGGATGCGATCTTCATTCCCCAGTTGACCAAAGCGCCTGAGCGCACTGCATTGATGCAATTCCAAACCTGCTTCCCAGAACTGGAGACCTTAACCCCTGTCCAAGGGGAATTGCGGGTGACCCATCAGGTTAGCTATCTAGAAGTGGCAGTCCAGGCAACGGCGATCGTCACCCTCACCTGCGATCGCTGTCTCCAGCGCTATAACCATCGCCTCAGCCTGAAGACCTCAGAGCTGATCTGGCTGGAAGAGCCCCCGAATCCTGCCGAACTGCCCCTAGAGCGAGAAGTCGCTTCGGAAGATTTGGTGGAGAGCCTCTCACCCCAGGGCTGGTTCCATCCCATGGAGTGGCTATATCAGCAACTGTGTCTTGCCTTGCCCCTCCGCCAGTTGTGTGATCGCCAATGTCCGGGAATTCAACTCGCTGACTCCAACGCCGAGGCAGCGGTAGCCCCAGTTGACCGCCGTTGGGCCTCTCTGGAAGCACTGAAACGGCAGTTATCCAGTTAG
- a CDS encoding AAA family ATPase yields the protein MPHPRGLLLVGIQGTGKSLTAKAIAHHWHLPLLRLDVGRLFAGLVGESESRTRQMIQLAEALAPCVLWIDEIDKAFSGFEGRGDSGTTGRVFGTFVTWMAEKTSPVFVVATANNIQALPPEMLRKGRFDEIFFVGLPSQEERREIFSVHLARLRPHNVQTYDLERLAYETPDFSGAEIEQTLIEAMHLGFSHSRDFTTDDILAAASQMVPLARTAQEQIQQLQAWAAAGKARLASRSLSLNTRLPRSH from the coding sequence TTGCCCCATCCCCGAGGATTATTGCTGGTGGGGATTCAGGGGACGGGTAAATCCCTGACGGCCAAGGCGATCGCCCATCACTGGCATTTGCCCTTACTGCGCTTGGATGTGGGACGGTTATTTGCAGGACTAGTGGGGGAGTCAGAATCCCGTACCCGGCAAATGATTCAATTGGCGGAGGCGCTAGCCCCCTGTGTGCTCTGGATTGATGAGATTGATAAAGCCTTTTCGGGCTTTGAGGGTCGAGGGGATAGTGGCACCACTGGTCGGGTGTTTGGCACCTTTGTTACCTGGATGGCGGAAAAAACTTCCCCCGTGTTCGTGGTTGCTACGGCAAATAATATTCAAGCCTTGCCGCCAGAAATGCTGCGGAAGGGACGGTTCGATGAAATTTTCTTTGTTGGCTTACCCAGCCAAGAAGAGCGACGAGAGATCTTCTCGGTGCATCTGGCGCGTCTACGTCCCCATAATGTCCAAACCTACGATCTGGAGCGATTGGCCTACGAGACTCCTGATTTTTCCGGGGCTGAAATTGAACAGACCCTGATCGAGGCGATGCACCTAGGCTTCAGCCACAGCCGTGACTTCACCACTGATGATATTTTGGCAGCAGCCAGCCAGATGGTACCCCTGGCTCGCACCGCCCAGGAACAAATCCAACAGTTGCAAGCCTGGGCCGCTGCGGGGAAGGCACGACTGGCCTCCCGCTCCCTTAGTCTGAATACCCGTCTTCCCCGTTCCCACTAA
- a CDS encoding 4a-hydroxytetrahydrobiopterin dehydratase: MTFAVVVLLVLSTIVIQTHQPVAAMTAIAPVQSTLVQRSPMSAPTRLSADEVNAALRDLNGWSLENGKLHRQFQFPSFIEAFGFMSSLALVAEAMGHHPEWFNVYNRVTIDLTTHDAGGITQKDLELAQRANQLAR; this comes from the coding sequence ATGACCTTTGCAGTTGTTGTGCTTCTGGTGCTCTCCACGATAGTGATCCAGACTCACCAACCTGTTGCCGCGATGACTGCCATTGCCCCAGTTCAGTCCACCCTTGTTCAGAGGTCTCCCATGAGTGCACCCACCCGATTGTCTGCCGATGAAGTCAATGCTGCGCTGCGTGATCTCAACGGTTGGAGCCTTGAGAACGGCAAACTCCACCGCCAGTTTCAATTCCCGTCTTTTATAGAAGCCTTTGGCTTTATGTCCAGTCTGGCCTTAGTGGCTGAAGCCATGGGACACCACCCGGAGTGGTTCAATGTTTACAACCGGGTGACTATTGATCTGACCACCCATGATGCCGGGGGCATTACCCAGAAGGATCTGGAGCTGGCGCAACGAGCCAATCAACTCGCCCGCTAG